Proteins found in one Zea mays cultivar B73 chromosome 1, Zm-B73-REFERENCE-NAM-5.0, whole genome shotgun sequence genomic segment:
- the LOC542156 gene encoding tau-cadinol synthase isoform X1: MATTGTTSMPAPVFHPTVWGDYFIKFVPEPLQVSDETMAERIRHLREEVSGMFQACKNVVDKTNLVDVVQRLGIDHHFEEQIATALASIHSAGLFNSSSLHEAALRFRLLRQQGFWVPADELVKFIKNEDGSFIDGITNDPKGLLSLYNAAHLVTHDEGTTTLEDAIAFARQHLEAARRCSLKSPLAEQVGRALGIPLPRTLKREEAIAFIPEYSSQQDQQVYSPVILELAKLDFNLLQHLHQEELKEISHTYVRTYVLNGRWWKDLSGEIGLGYVRDRIVECYFWSYTVHYERGQARARMILAKVFMLTSLLDDTYDVHATLEEARELNKAIQRWDESDVSLLPEYLKKFFVKVISNFREFEDELESHEKYRNVYNIKGFQTLSKHYLQEAEWFHHGCTPSFKDQVNVSVITGGAQVLSIGLLVGMGHEATREAFEWAIGDTDAIWACGEVSRFMDDMSAFKNGRNKMDVASSVECYIKEHNVPSEVALARINSLVEDAWKTINQAPFKYPALFPVVQRVTSLAKSMTLLFLDKRDAYTYSKDFQTTLETHFVRHIPL, encoded by the exons ATGGCTACTACGGGCACAACATCTATGCCAGCACCTGTGTTTCACCCCACGGTGTGGGGGGACTACTTCATCAAATTTGTCCCAGAGCCATTGCAG GTTTCAGATGAAACGATGGCAGAGAGAATCAGGCATTTGAGAGAGGAGGTAAGTGGTATGTTCCAGGCTTGCAAGAACGTTGTGGACAAAACGAACCTAGTAGACGTGGTACAACGTCTTGGAATAGATCACCATTTCGAGGAACAGATAGCCACTGCCCTAGCCAGCATCCACAGCGCTGGATTATTCAATAGCTCAAGCCTACACGAGGCTGCCCTTCGGTTTCGCTTGCTTAGGCAGCAGGGGTTTTGGGTTCCTGCAG ATGAACTTGTCAAGTTCATCAAGAACGAAGACGGGAGCTTTATCGATGGTATAACCAATGACCCAAAGGGCCTGTTGAGCTTATACAACGCAGCTCACCTTGTTACTCACGACGAGGGGACGACGACACTTGAAGATGCCATCGCATTTGCAAGGCAGCATCTGGAAGCTGCTAGAAGATGTAGTCTCAAGTCCCCTCTAGCTGAACAAGTCGGCCGTGCCCTTGGTATCCCACTGCCAAGGACCTTAAAGAGGGAGGAAGCAATAGCTTTTATCCCGGAGTATAGCTCACAACAAGATCAACAAGTGTACAGCCCCGTGATACTAGAGCTTGCCAAGCTAGACTTCAACCTCCTTCAGCATCTCCATCAAGAAGAACTCAAGGAGATTTCTCA tacgtacgtacgtacgtacgtacttaATGGCAGATGGTGGAAAGACCTCTCTGGAGAAATCGGATTAGGCTACGTCAGGGACCGCATCGTCGAGTGTTACTTTTGGTCGTATACTGTGCACTACGAGCGAGGGCAAGCGCGTGCACGGATGATACTTGCCAAGGTATTCATGTTAACGTCTTTGTTAGATGACACTTACGATGTGCATGCAACTTTGGAGGAGGCCAGGGAGCTCAACAAGGCTATTCAAAG ATGGGATGAGAGTGATGTTTCTCTTCTACCCGAGTACCTAAAGAAATTCTTTGTCAAGGTGATAAGTAACTTCAGGGAGTTTGAGGATGAGTTGGAGTCACATGAAAAGTATCGTAATGTTTACAATATTAAAGGG TTCCAAACATTATCCAAACATTATCTCCAAGAAGCAGAATGGTTTCATCATGGCTGCACTCCAAGCTTCAAAGATCAAGTGAATGTTTCTGTCATAACGGGGGGCGCTCAGGTACTAAGCATTGGTTTGCTTGTTGGCATGGGTCATGAGGCAACCAGAGAGGCATTCGAGTGGGCCATCGGTGACACTGATGCTATATGGGCTTGTGGAGAGGTGTCACGTTTCATGGATGACATGTCAGCGTTCAAG AATGGTAGGAACAAAATGGATGTCGCCAGTTCTGTGGAGTGCTACATCAAGGAGCACAATGTCCCTAGCGAGGTCGCCCTGGCAAGGATAAATTCCTTGGTTGAAGATGCATGGAAGACCATAAATCAAGCACCATTTAAGTACCCTGCTCTATTCCCGGTTGTGCAACGAGTTACCAGCCTAGCAAAGAGCATGACACTGCTGTTCCTCGATAAGAGGGATGCGTACACATACAGCAAGGACTTTCAAACGACACTGGAGACCCATTTCGTAAGACATATTCCGCTATAG
- the LOC542156 gene encoding Tau-cadinol synthase, with the protein MATTGTTSMPAPVFHPTVWGDYFIKFVPEPLQVSDETMAERIRHLREEVSGMFQACKNVVDKTNLVDVVQRLGIDHHFEEQIATALASIHSAGLFNSSSLHEAALRFRLLRQQGFWVPADELVKFIKNEDGSFIDGITNDPKGLLSLYNAAHLVTHDEGTTTLEDAIAFARQHLEAARRCSLKSPLAEQVGRALGIPLPRTLKREEAIAFIPEYSSQQDQQVYSPVILELAKLDFNLLQHLHQEELKEISQWWKDLSGEIGLGYVRDRIVECYFWSYTVHYERGQARARMILAKVFMLTSLLDDTYDVHATLEEARELNKAIQRWDESDVSLLPEYLKKFFVKVISNFREFEDELESHEKYRNVYNIKGFQTLSKHYLQEAEWFHHGCTPSFKDQVNVSVITGGAQVLSIGLLVGMGHEATREAFEWAIGDTDAIWACGEVSRFMDDMSAFKNGRNKMDVASSVECYIKEHNVPSEVALARINSLVEDAWKTINQAPFKYPALFPVVQRVTSLAKSMTLLFLDKRDAYTYSKDFQTTLETHFVRHIPL; encoded by the exons ATGGCTACTACGGGCACAACATCTATGCCAGCACCTGTGTTTCACCCCACGGTGTGGGGGGACTACTTCATCAAATTTGTCCCAGAGCCATTGCAG GTTTCAGATGAAACGATGGCAGAGAGAATCAGGCATTTGAGAGAGGAGGTAAGTGGTATGTTCCAGGCTTGCAAGAACGTTGTGGACAAAACGAACCTAGTAGACGTGGTACAACGTCTTGGAATAGATCACCATTTCGAGGAACAGATAGCCACTGCCCTAGCCAGCATCCACAGCGCTGGATTATTCAATAGCTCAAGCCTACACGAGGCTGCCCTTCGGTTTCGCTTGCTTAGGCAGCAGGGGTTTTGGGTTCCTGCAG ATGAACTTGTCAAGTTCATCAAGAACGAAGACGGGAGCTTTATCGATGGTATAACCAATGACCCAAAGGGCCTGTTGAGCTTATACAACGCAGCTCACCTTGTTACTCACGACGAGGGGACGACGACACTTGAAGATGCCATCGCATTTGCAAGGCAGCATCTGGAAGCTGCTAGAAGATGTAGTCTCAAGTCCCCTCTAGCTGAACAAGTCGGCCGTGCCCTTGGTATCCCACTGCCAAGGACCTTAAAGAGGGAGGAAGCAATAGCTTTTATCCCGGAGTATAGCTCACAACAAGATCAACAAGTGTACAGCCCCGTGATACTAGAGCTTGCCAAGCTAGACTTCAACCTCCTTCAGCATCTCCATCAAGAAGAACTCAAGGAGATTTCTCA ATGGTGGAAAGACCTCTCTGGAGAAATCGGATTAGGCTACGTCAGGGACCGCATCGTCGAGTGTTACTTTTGGTCGTATACTGTGCACTACGAGCGAGGGCAAGCGCGTGCACGGATGATACTTGCCAAGGTATTCATGTTAACGTCTTTGTTAGATGACACTTACGATGTGCATGCAACTTTGGAGGAGGCCAGGGAGCTCAACAAGGCTATTCAAAG ATGGGATGAGAGTGATGTTTCTCTTCTACCCGAGTACCTAAAGAAATTCTTTGTCAAGGTGATAAGTAACTTCAGGGAGTTTGAGGATGAGTTGGAGTCACATGAAAAGTATCGTAATGTTTACAATATTAAAGGG TTCCAAACATTATCCAAACATTATCTCCAAGAAGCAGAATGGTTTCATCATGGCTGCACTCCAAGCTTCAAAGATCAAGTGAATGTTTCTGTCATAACGGGGGGCGCTCAGGTACTAAGCATTGGTTTGCTTGTTGGCATGGGTCATGAGGCAACCAGAGAGGCATTCGAGTGGGCCATCGGTGACACTGATGCTATATGGGCTTGTGGAGAGGTGTCACGTTTCATGGATGACATGTCAGCGTTCAAG AATGGTAGGAACAAAATGGATGTCGCCAGTTCTGTGGAGTGCTACATCAAGGAGCACAATGTCCCTAGCGAGGTCGCCCTGGCAAGGATAAATTCCTTGGTTGAAGATGCATGGAAGACCATAAATCAAGCACCATTTAAGTACCCTGCTCTATTCCCGGTTGTGCAACGAGTTACCAGCCTAGCAAAGAGCATGACACTGCTGTTCCTCGATAAGAGGGATGCGTACACATACAGCAAGGACTTTCAAACGACACTGGAGACCCATTTCGTAAGACATATTCCGCTATAG
- the LOC103643291 gene encoding 14-3-3-like protein, with protein sequence MAREENVYMAKLAEQAERYEEMVEYMEKVAKTVDVEELTVEERNLLSVAYKNVIGARRASWRIVSSIEQKEESRKNEEHVNLIKEYRAKIEAELSNICDGILKLLDSHLVPSSTAAESKVFYLKMKGDYHRYLAEFKTGPERKESAESTMMAYKAAQDIALAELAPTHPIRLGLALNFSVFYYEILNSPDKACNLAKQAFDEAISQLDTLGEESYKDSTLIMQLLRDNLTLWTSDLTEDGADEGKEAPKGEAGDGQ encoded by the exons ATGGCGAGGGAGGAGAATGTCTACATGGCCAAGCTGGCTGAGCAGGCCGAAAGGTATGAAGAGATGGTTGAGTATATGGAGAAGGTGGCTAAGACTGTAGATGTGGAAGAGCTCACTGTTGAGGAGCGTAACCTCTTGTCGGTCGCATACAAGAATGTGATTGGGGCTCGCCGTGCTTCATGGCgcattgtctcttctattgaacaGAAGGAGGAGTCCCGTAAGAACGAAGAGCATGTGAACCTTATCAAGGAATACCGTGCGAAGATCGAGGCTGAACTGAGCAATATCTGTGATGGCATCCTGAAGCTGCTTGACTCCCACCTAGTGCCTTCTTCTACTGCTGCTGAATCAAAGGTCTTctacctcaagatgaagggtgACTATCACAG GTATCTTGCGGAATTTAAGACTGGTCCTGAGAGGAAGGAATCTGCTGAGAGCACGATGATGGCCTACAAGGCTGCTCAG GACATTGCGCTGGCTGAGCTGGCACCTACCCATCCGATAAGGCTTGGGCTTGCTCTTAACTTCTCAGTGTTCTATTATGAGATTCTGAACTCCCCAGACAAAGCTTGCAACCTTGCAAAGCAG GCGTTTGATGAAGCTATCTCCCAGTTAGACACCCTTGGGGAGGAGTCATACAAAGATAGCACTCTGATCATGCAGCTCCTTAgggacaacttgaccctttggacCTCTGACCTCACG GAGGATGGTGCTGATGAGGGCAAAGAAGCCCCGAAAGGTGAGGCTGGTGACGGACAGTAA